A region of Streptomyces sp. NBC_01267 DNA encodes the following proteins:
- a CDS encoding Fic family protein has product MLYETPALTPQDRDVLAHVDAMRESLRHQVQRTPTKWTADLRKTLTAQAIAGSNSIEGYTVDSVDVEDLLDGEQEVAVSAENRAETLAYQHAMTYVQSLHDTPDFRYEKSLLNSLHWMLQGHHHPGMTAGRWRKGGVWINEPGQPAQAAYVAPDADELPSLTHELITWLNEGDLEAHTLVRAAMAHLNLAKIHPWSDGNGRMSRSLQTLVIARGGVLAPEFSSIESWLGAPGNTWEYYKVLKQVGGREWSPGRDTALWIRFNLLAYHQQTQTVQHRIDRSTRCWIQLAEFGEHNGVDERQVTALHDAALAGRVRRARYQRAENLSNQQSVRDIRALVEAELLLPVGNTKARYYVPGPRFPAPVLEELRQPMWLDDPYDD; this is encoded by the coding sequence ATGCTCTACGAGACTCCTGCACTCACGCCTCAGGACCGCGACGTCCTCGCGCATGTCGACGCGATGCGGGAGAGCCTCCGGCACCAGGTACAGCGCACGCCGACCAAGTGGACGGCCGACCTGCGCAAGACCCTCACCGCGCAGGCCATTGCCGGATCGAACAGCATCGAGGGCTACACGGTCGACTCCGTCGATGTCGAAGACCTGCTGGACGGCGAACAGGAAGTCGCCGTCTCCGCGGAGAACCGGGCGGAGACGCTCGCCTACCAGCACGCCATGACCTACGTGCAGTCATTGCACGACACCCCCGACTTCCGCTACGAGAAGTCGCTGCTCAACAGCTTGCACTGGATGCTCCAGGGCCATCACCATCCGGGCATGACCGCGGGCCGGTGGCGCAAGGGCGGAGTCTGGATCAACGAACCCGGCCAGCCGGCACAGGCGGCGTACGTCGCCCCGGACGCCGACGAACTCCCGTCGCTGACACATGAGTTGATCACGTGGCTCAACGAGGGCGACCTGGAAGCCCACACCCTGGTCCGGGCCGCGATGGCCCATCTGAACCTGGCCAAGATCCACCCGTGGTCCGACGGCAACGGCCGGATGTCACGCTCCCTGCAGACCCTGGTCATCGCACGCGGCGGGGTCCTGGCCCCGGAGTTCTCCTCGATCGAGTCCTGGCTGGGCGCGCCGGGCAACACCTGGGAGTACTACAAAGTTCTCAAGCAGGTGGGAGGCCGCGAGTGGTCCCCTGGGCGCGACACCGCCCTCTGGATCCGGTTCAACCTGCTCGCGTACCACCAGCAGACCCAGACGGTGCAGCACCGCATCGACCGGTCCACCCGCTGCTGGATCCAGCTCGCCGAATTCGGGGAACACAACGGCGTCGACGAACGCCAGGTCACGGCGCTGCACGACGCCGCTCTGGCTGGACGCGTCCGCCGGGCCCGCTATCAGCGCGCGGAGAATCTCAGCAATCAGCAGTCCGTCCGGGACATCCGCGCGCTCGTGGAGGCCGAATTGCTCCTGCCGGTGGGGAACACGAAGGCCCGGTACTACGTCCCGGGCCCACGCTTCCCGGCGCCCGTGCTGGAGGAGTTGCGACAGCCGATGTGGCTCGATGACCCGTACGACGACTGA
- a CDS encoding GNAT family N-acetyltransferase gives MTVLAAEPAAFSTERLDLLPLRVAYAGEMAEVLADPALHAFIGGDPATVDELRARYVRQVAGSPDPAVTWWNWVIRLRTEGCLAGTVQATVEPPVAEIAWVVGTPWQGRGIAKEAAAGLVAHLGSVPGVRDVIAHIHPDHAASAAVAGAVGLRPTGEWQDGEVRWQSSLPVSLPASPTGSSSPYPL, from the coding sequence ATGACTGTCCTGGCGGCCGAGCCCGCGGCCTTTTCCACCGAACGCCTCGATCTGCTGCCGCTGCGCGTGGCGTACGCCGGGGAGATGGCCGAGGTGCTCGCCGACCCCGCCCTCCACGCGTTCATCGGCGGCGACCCGGCGACCGTGGACGAGCTGCGCGCCCGGTACGTACGGCAGGTCGCCGGTTCCCCCGACCCTGCGGTGACCTGGTGGAACTGGGTGATCCGGCTGCGTACGGAAGGGTGCCTGGCCGGGACCGTGCAGGCGACGGTCGAGCCGCCGGTCGCGGAGATCGCCTGGGTGGTGGGGACACCGTGGCAGGGCCGTGGCATCGCCAAGGAGGCCGCGGCGGGGCTGGTCGCGCACCTCGGGTCGGTACCCGGTGTGCGGGACGTGATCGCGCACATCCACCCGGACCACGCGGCGTCCGCCGCTGTGGCCGGGGCGGTCGGTCTCCGGCCGACGGGGGAGTGGCAGGACGGGGAGGTGCGGTGGCAGTCGTCGTTGCCCGTGTCACTGCCTGCATCGCCGACCGGGTCGTCGTCCCCGTACCCGCTGTAA